In one Pseudomonadota bacterium genomic region, the following are encoded:
- a CDS encoding sigma-54 dependent transcriptional regulator: MRDLQTEDVSRHLIGESPPMATLKARIAAVAPSRAPVLVTGPTGAGKERVAEAVHAASGRGGAHVAINCGALPPDLLEAELFGHERGAFTGAVAQRIGLIEQADEGTLFLDEVGEMPAALQVRLLRVLETKTFTRVGGRMTLASDFRLLAATHRDLRAAVADGRFREDLLYRIDVLRLEVPSLVARSSDIPDLLAHLAAEAGLPPLRITAAGLETLQRHAWPGNVRELRNVHDRAQVHYRGQDMGAVEVSEALGTEHSSPRPAAPERAQADLRTVLAETEATLIRQALEDADGTIARAARRLGLKRTTLLGRMARHGIEAPARP, encoded by the coding sequence ATGCGTGATTTGCAGACAGAGGATGTGAGCCGACACCTGATCGGGGAGAGCCCGCCCATGGCCACGTTGAAGGCGCGCATCGCAGCGGTGGCACCGTCTCGAGCGCCGGTGCTGGTCACAGGCCCCACCGGCGCGGGGAAGGAACGCGTGGCCGAGGCGGTGCATGCCGCATCCGGGCGCGGCGGCGCTCACGTGGCCATCAATTGCGGGGCGCTGCCGCCCGACCTGCTCGAGGCAGAGCTCTTCGGCCACGAACGCGGCGCCTTTACCGGCGCCGTGGCGCAGCGGATCGGCCTCATCGAGCAAGCGGACGAGGGGACGCTCTTTCTCGACGAGGTGGGAGAGATGCCTGCCGCCCTGCAGGTGCGGCTTCTGCGCGTGCTGGAGACGAAGACGTTCACTCGCGTGGGGGGTCGCATGACACTGGCCTCGGATTTCCGCCTCCTGGCTGCCACGCATCGTGACCTCCGCGCGGCGGTGGCTGACGGGCGCTTTCGCGAAGACCTGCTCTACCGGATCGACGTGCTACGCCTCGAGGTCCCAAGCCTTGTGGCCCGCAGCTCGGACATCCCGGACCTCCTCGCGCATCTTGCTGCCGAGGCCGGGCTACCCCCGCTTCGCATCACGGCGGCGGGGCTCGAGACGTTGCAGCGCCATGCTTGGCCGGGCAACGTGCGCGAGCTGAGAAACGTGCACGACCGCGCGCAGGTCCACTACCGGGGGCAGGACATGGGGGCGGTGGAAGTCTCCGAGGCGCTGGGCACGGAGCATTCGTCACCGAGACCGGCAGCGCCTGAGCGGGCGCAGGCGGACCTGCGAACCGTCCTCGCGGAGACGGAGGCGACGCTCATCAGGCAGGCGCTCGAGGATGCGGACGGCACGATCGCCCGTGCCGCGCGCCGCTTGGGGCTCAAGCGCACGACGCTCCTCGGGCGCATGGCGCGGCACGGGATAGAGGCGCCCGCGCGCCCCTGA
- the flgL gene encoding flagellar hook-associated protein FlgL, whose product MTIGTSLFHSISRADMTRLSAEISEMQAQISSGKKDPRPSSDLVSALRLSAAKTREDALDSYASNVDRARSRLDQTDIVLGEATNILRRISELAIGALSDTASPGQRASVVAEVETLRGALLGAANARDETGRALFGGFSDAQDPYVDQRGVVTFAGDAGQATLPVSESLRLATGVNGQDVFASGEARGAFEAVDAFLTLLKTGVDAPGEITVAGPATLDFGSGTAPEAWQLTLEGPAGTARIGATIAEGAQEGIVAAINAESAATGISASLDPVSGAVVLNAAGEIRISDIQRPDEVRGTRLTVTDGAGAREALVADADTRESVLTRLAAGTETIIDQRTRVGALSADAGRQREIITSRQTEMEAAISGLEDLDLAAALTRLQEALLTRQASQQTYAQITQQSLFDFIR is encoded by the coding sequence ATGACCATCGGCACCTCCCTCTTTCATAGCATCTCCCGGGCGGACATGACCCGCCTGAGCGCGGAAATCTCCGAGATGCAGGCGCAGATCTCCTCGGGAAAGAAGGATCCGCGCCCGTCCTCCGATCTGGTTTCCGCACTCAGGCTCTCCGCCGCCAAGACACGGGAGGACGCGCTCGACAGCTACGCCTCCAACGTCGATCGCGCCAGGTCGCGCCTTGACCAGACGGATATCGTTCTCGGAGAGGCCACCAACATCCTGCGCCGCATCAGCGAGCTCGCCATTGGCGCGTTGAGCGACACGGCCTCGCCTGGCCAGCGGGCCAGCGTCGTGGCCGAGGTAGAAACCCTGCGCGGCGCGCTGCTCGGGGCCGCCAATGCGCGTGATGAGACCGGGCGCGCGCTCTTCGGCGGCTTCTCGGATGCACAGGATCCCTACGTGGACCAGCGCGGCGTCGTGACCTTCGCAGGCGACGCGGGGCAGGCGACGCTGCCTGTCTCGGAATCGCTCCGGCTCGCCACCGGCGTGAACGGTCAGGATGTCTTTGCCAGCGGAGAGGCGCGGGGAGCCTTCGAGGCCGTGGACGCCTTCCTCACGCTCCTGAAAACCGGGGTCGATGCACCTGGGGAGATCACCGTGGCGGGACCCGCCACTCTGGATTTCGGATCCGGCACGGCGCCGGAGGCTTGGCAACTCACTCTTGAAGGACCGGCTGGCACGGCCCGGATCGGGGCCACCATCGCGGAGGGTGCGCAGGAGGGCATCGTGGCCGCGATCAACGCGGAAAGCGCCGCCACCGGAATTTCCGCGAGCCTCGACCCCGTTTCGGGGGCCGTCGTGCTCAATGCCGCGGGCGAGATCCGGATTTCTGATATCCAGCGGCCTGACGAGGTCCGCGGCACGCGCCTTACCGTCACCGATGGCGCTGGCGCGCGGGAGGCCTTGGTGGCCGATGCCGACACCCGCGAAAGCGTGCTCACCCGCCTCGCCGCCGGGACGGAAACCATCATCGACCAGCGCACCCGCGTTGGGGCGCTTTCCGCCGATGCCGGGCGGCAGCGCGAGATCATCACCTCGCGCCAGACGGAGATGGAGGCCGCGATATCGGGCCTCGAGGATCTGGACCTCGCTGCCGCGCTCACCCGGCTGCAGGAGGCCTTGCTCACGCGGCAGGCCTCGCAGCAGACCTACGCGCAGATCACGCAGCAGAGCCTGTTCGACTTCATCCGGTAG
- a CDS encoding flagellar basal body rod C-terminal domain-containing protein, whose amino-acid sequence MSDIINIGRSGLLAARTGLAVTGENIANVETPGYARRDMLTRAQPAGGGVEVQDIRRAFDGLLADRQRDAVSTQGAARAYQYHVSSLEDRLLPGPGGIPDTLDSVFDALDALAQSPQDEGLRLAFIGAGEALATQVNDLDAGFQAQSRGIEAERGLAVNEVNELLDGLAVLEVEIERTPEPADRNPLLDLREAKFAELADLLPVSVETDNRDLATIRMGPGGPLLLSDGRAARLTLAEEGRVTLIAAEEDAAPVSLRPANGRLAGLADAADVAAEARRDFGSWAAELADEFNAIHATGLQPDGTAGGPLFLARGWDAALGALTRGDPVADVRVLDEALMPDGPVTLIYDDVTAAWQAVDAGGTRLGEGTDRILLPGLEIALSGAPLNGDRITLSQNANAGFFRMALADPDEIAAGAPWITGANAGNVGTARLSAATIEAPPGAAALADLAAELEAGAVSFVSDGPVGVIPRGIGAAELSAQARPATMEFAPLSGADLTALSVSIGPDTFTFTPPGPLSPGDLVSALNSGALRSGTDEALDDLGFVAAFDGAGAVTLLSRTGASPDSADLTTTASTLPGIEIATAADAAEIALFTRDGRQISGAPLSPAEAAALLRPENGFAEDAVYVPPGAKAAGLSRTSGPGDFALRVPEAGSGIATWPTGTARPETAARSFSLDDGLASTAIDAPPGASAAWLADLLSASGAVTAQAETRVALDVPPAGQLDFALAGQNGTGVPLSVDLSGGPGALAAAVNGQTGTTGIRAELSLDGARVELVQAGGADIRFEGLTHSAGDPVTLTRRAADGAVLGSATIAATGAESVAIAGSVTLSRGSAFSLGEGGTVTAAARDASIGGLVDVSRRAAGSEATLTLALALSDDIALREVVITGADGRLRTASGDPASGTTLAASLAADLRETSPASRIEGAVLGAPPEDGARMVVGLGSQSYQITMRDGAPVVEGPEPDRITARFDTSGRFVIETVGGHLDGAALRLTDAAGEAARFGMGPVDAPQTTVIGQPFDAANLPASFEVVLAGTSYTVSVSAGAVVLPPTFPGTGYINTGFGRVEIAFDAREGAFRVPADPAGADAGFDTLGAEASVTEAALDLVATDGRALEIAPQASGTGTSLRLTALPDEDVIVVLDGAANLRLAGSFIEGPPSAPERELRVLDAEAGLVGLFDTQSGESLGTRTLDAAGRASFGALEVTLEGAAETGDAFSILPGDGRPGDGRTIGALAALRLEDAATGTGGYGAGFAALQQDVGARVATGEIRMASAENALEAADRAVSSLSGVDLDEEAARMIQQQQAYQANAQVIGVARDIFNTLLQAL is encoded by the coding sequence GTGTCGGACATCATCAATATCGGGCGAAGCGGCCTGCTCGCCGCGCGCACCGGCCTCGCCGTCACCGGGGAGAACATCGCGAACGTGGAGACCCCGGGCTATGCGCGGCGCGACATGCTCACGCGCGCACAGCCCGCAGGCGGCGGTGTCGAGGTGCAGGACATCCGCCGTGCGTTCGACGGGCTCCTCGCAGACCGGCAGCGTGACGCGGTCTCGACGCAGGGCGCGGCCCGGGCCTATCAGTACCATGTTTCGAGCCTCGAGGACCGCCTGCTGCCCGGGCCAGGCGGCATTCCGGACACGCTCGACAGCGTCTTCGACGCGCTCGATGCCCTGGCCCAGAGCCCGCAGGACGAGGGCCTGCGCCTCGCCTTCATCGGCGCGGGGGAGGCGCTTGCCACCCAGGTGAATGATCTCGACGCCGGGTTTCAGGCGCAGTCACGCGGGATAGAGGCCGAGCGAGGCCTCGCGGTAAACGAGGTCAACGAGCTGCTCGACGGGCTCGCCGTGCTCGAGGTGGAGATCGAGCGGACGCCGGAGCCCGCCGATCGCAATCCGCTACTTGACCTGCGCGAGGCGAAGTTCGCCGAGTTGGCCGACCTCCTCCCCGTCAGCGTCGAGACCGATAACAGGGATCTCGCCACCATCCGGATGGGTCCCGGAGGGCCGCTCCTCCTGTCCGATGGCCGCGCCGCGCGGCTTACGCTGGCCGAGGAGGGCCGCGTGACCTTGATCGCGGCTGAAGAAGACGCGGCGCCCGTCTCGCTGCGGCCTGCCAACGGGCGCCTCGCGGGCCTTGCCGACGCGGCGGATGTCGCGGCCGAGGCGCGGCGTGACTTCGGGTCCTGGGCGGCGGAGCTGGCCGATGAGTTCAATGCCATTCACGCCACGGGCCTCCAACCCGACGGCACCGCCGGCGGCCCGCTCTTTCTCGCGCGCGGCTGGGATGCCGCGCTCGGCGCACTCACGCGGGGGGATCCGGTGGCGGATGTGCGGGTCCTCGACGAGGCGCTGATGCCCGACGGCCCGGTGACGCTCATCTACGATGATGTGACGGCCGCTTGGCAGGCCGTGGATGCAGGCGGCACCCGGCTGGGCGAGGGGACGGACCGCATTCTCTTGCCGGGGCTCGAGATTGCGCTGTCGGGCGCGCCGCTCAATGGGGACCGCATCACGCTCAGCCAGAATGCCAATGCGGGCTTCTTCCGCATGGCCCTCGCCGACCCCGACGAGATCGCGGCGGGAGCGCCCTGGATTACCGGCGCCAATGCCGGCAATGTCGGAACAGCGCGGCTTTCCGCGGCCACGATCGAGGCACCGCCCGGTGCGGCAGCCCTCGCCGACCTGGCGGCAGAGCTCGAGGCAGGCGCGGTGAGCTTCGTGAGCGACGGGCCTGTCGGGGTCATTCCCCGCGGCATCGGCGCGGCGGAGCTCAGCGCACAGGCACGCCCCGCCACCATGGAGTTTGCTCCCCTTTCTGGCGCGGATCTCACCGCGCTGTCCGTCAGCATCGGTCCCGACACGTTCACGTTCACGCCGCCGGGCCCGCTCTCGCCCGGTGACCTCGTGTCGGCCCTCAACAGCGGCGCGTTGCGGAGCGGCACTGACGAGGCTTTGGACGATCTGGGTTTCGTGGCAGCCTTCGACGGGGCGGGCGCCGTCACGCTCCTCTCCCGCACGGGCGCCTCGCCGGACAGCGCGGACCTGACGACGACGGCGAGCACGCTCCCCGGCATCGAGATCGCCACCGCCGCTGACGCCGCCGAAATCGCGCTCTTCACGCGGGACGGGCGCCAGATCTCCGGCGCGCCGCTCTCTCCGGCGGAGGCCGCCGCGCTGCTGCGTCCGGAAAACGGCTTCGCGGAGGATGCCGTCTATGTCCCGCCCGGGGCAAAGGCCGCGGGGCTCAGCCGCACCAGCGGACCGGGAGATTTCGCGCTCCGTGTGCCGGAGGCGGGCAGCGGCATCGCGACCTGGCCTACCGGTACCGCCCGCCCGGAGACGGCCGCGCGTAGCTTTTCGCTCGATGACGGCCTCGCCAGCACCGCGATCGACGCGCCCCCCGGCGCCAGTGCGGCGTGGCTCGCGGATCTCCTGAGCGCCAGCGGCGCGGTGACGGCCCAGGCAGAGACGCGGGTCGCGCTCGATGTACCGCCGGCGGGACAGCTCGATTTTGCCTTGGCCGGTCAGAACGGGACGGGCGTGCCCCTGAGTGTCGATCTCTCCGGCGGTCCCGGCGCGCTGGCGGCGGCCGTGAATGGGCAGACGGGCACCACGGGGATCCGGGCCGAGCTTTCCCTCGACGGCGCGCGCGTGGAGCTCGTCCAGGCTGGCGGCGCGGATATACGCTTCGAGGGGCTCACCCATTCGGCAGGCGATCCTGTCACGCTCACGCGGCGCGCGGCGGATGGCGCGGTGCTCGGAAGCGCGACTATCGCGGCCACGGGAGCAGAGAGCGTCGCCATAGCCGGGTCCGTCACGCTCAGCCGGGGGTCCGCCTTTTCTCTCGGCGAGGGCGGCACTGTCACGGCGGCGGCGCGGGACGCGTCCATCGGCGGCCTCGTCGACGTGTCGCGGCGCGCCGCCGGAAGCGAGGCCACGCTCACCCTCGCGCTCGCGCTCAGCGATGATATCGCGCTCCGCGAGGTCGTGATCACCGGGGCGGATGGACGCCTGCGGACCGCCTCCGGCGATCCAGCCTCCGGCACCACGCTCGCCGCGAGCCTTGCCGCCGACCTCCGCGAGACCTCGCCGGCCAGCCGCATCGAGGGCGCCGTCCTCGGCGCGCCGCCGGAAGACGGGGCGCGCATGGTGGTGGGCCTCGGCTCCCAGAGCTACCAGATCACCATGCGCGACGGCGCGCCCGTGGTAGAGGGCCCCGAGCCCGACCGCATCACCGCCCGCTTCGACACGTCCGGACGCTTCGTCATCGAGACGGTGGGTGGCCATCTCGACGGCGCGGCCCTCCGCCTCACGGATGCCGCGGGCGAGGCCGCGCGCTTTGGCATGGGGCCGGTGGACGCCCCGCAGACCACCGTCATCGGGCAGCCGTTCGACGCCGCCAACCTTCCGGCAAGCTTCGAAGTCGTCCTCGCGGGTACGAGCTACACCGTGAGCGTATCGGCGGGCGCGGTCGTGCTGCCGCCCACCTTCCCCGGCACGGGCTACATCAACACCGGGTTTGGACGCGTGGAGATCGCCTTCGATGCCCGGGAGGGGGCATTCCGCGTCCCGGCCGACCCCGCGGGGGCCGATGCCGGATTTGACACGCTGGGTGCGGAAGCGTCCGTCACCGAGGCAGCTCTGGATCTCGTGGCGACTGACGGGCGCGCCCTGGAGATCGCGCCGCAGGCCTCGGGGACAGGCACATCGCTCCGTCTCACGGCGCTCCCCGATGAAGATGTGATCGTCGTTCTCGACGGGGCCGCCAACCTGCGCCTCGCGGGGTCCTTCATCGAAGGCCCGCCCAGCGCGCCGGAGCGCGAGCTCCGGGTGCTCGACGCCGAAGCGGGCCTCGTCGGACTTTTCGATACGCAATCCGGAGAGAGCCTCGGCACCCGGACGCTCGACGCGGCTGGTCGCGCGAGCTTCGGCGCACTCGAGGTCACTCTCGAAGGGGCCGCGGAAACAGGAGATGCCTTTTCCATCCTGCCCGGCGATGGCCGCCCGGGCGACGGGCGCACCATCGGCGCGCTCGCAGCGCTGCGGTTGGAGGACGCCGCCACCGGAACAGGGGGCTACGGCGCGGGCTTTGCTGCGCTCCAGCAGGATGTCGGCGCGCGCGTGGCGACGGGCGAGATCCGCATGGCCAGCGCGGAGAACGCGCTCGAGGCGGCCGATCGTGCGGTCTCCTCCCTCAGCGGGGTCGATCTCGACGAGGAAGCGGCGCGCATGATCCAGCAGCAACAGGCCTACCAGGCCAATGCGCAGGTCATCGGCGTCGCGCGCGACATCTTCAACACGCTCCTGCAGGCCCTGTGA
- a CDS encoding rod-binding protein, whose product MIDPALPGLHVHRAPEAATRATQALQPDLLEAARGFEALFLTQVLKTARSASLGEALGEGQGMDTTRTLLDQALADAGAQRAGLGLAEAIHRQFAGRG is encoded by the coding sequence ATGATCGATCCCGCCTTGCCCGGTCTTCACGTCCACAGAGCCCCCGAGGCCGCCACGCGCGCAACGCAGGCGCTGCAGCCGGACCTGCTCGAAGCCGCGCGCGGCTTCGAAGCGCTCTTTCTCACGCAGGTTCTAAAAACGGCGCGCTCGGCGTCGTTGGGAGAGGCATTGGGAGAAGGTCAGGGGATGGACACCACACGCACACTCTTGGATCAGGCGCTGGCCGATGCGGGCGCGCAGCGCGCGGGCCTCGGCCTCGCCGAGGCGATCCACCGGCAATTCGCCGGGCGCGGGTAG
- a CDS encoding flagellar basal body P-ring protein FlgI translates to MPLRVLGLCLSLLATGVQADRLKDLADVAGVRPNPLVGYGLVVGLVGTGDGNSDLTRQSIRSIVSRLGLETDPDSLDARNTAAVIVTAELGPFLKPGQPVDVTVSTVGRARSLQGGLLLMTPLLGADGEVYAIAQGNLVVGGLGVAGGDGSSVIVNVPTVGRIPGGGTVERLVETAFLETDFFLLNLRRPDFSTASAVAEAINETFGAGVAMPLDASSVRVRAPHEPGARVPFLGLLEQIEIEPATPRAQVIVNARTGTVVIGGEVRVTPAAVSHGSLTVRVNEDFNVDQGTTVVTGPDGNVAVPGDVVVTPDTEIEVEQENNPAFVFDPGVSLSSLVDAINAVGASAADLVAILEALHRAGALRAELIVI, encoded by the coding sequence ATACCCTTGCGTGTCCTCGGTCTCTGCCTGTCGCTCCTCGCGACCGGGGTGCAGGCCGACAGGCTCAAGGACCTCGCTGACGTCGCCGGGGTCAGGCCCAACCCGCTGGTGGGCTACGGCCTTGTTGTGGGCCTCGTGGGCACGGGGGATGGCAATTCCGACCTCACGCGCCAATCGATCCGGTCCATCGTCTCCCGTCTGGGCCTCGAGACGGATCCCGACAGTTTGGACGCTCGCAACACCGCGGCCGTCATCGTCACGGCGGAGCTCGGACCCTTCCTGAAACCCGGCCAGCCCGTCGACGTGACGGTGTCCACCGTCGGGCGCGCGCGCTCGCTGCAGGGCGGGCTCCTCCTGATGACGCCGCTTCTCGGGGCCGATGGTGAGGTCTACGCCATCGCGCAAGGCAATCTCGTCGTGGGCGGTCTCGGGGTGGCCGGGGGCGACGGGTCCTCCGTCATCGTCAACGTGCCCACCGTGGGCCGCATTCCCGGCGGTGGCACGGTTGAGCGCCTCGTGGAGACCGCCTTCCTCGAAACCGATTTCTTCCTGCTCAATCTCCGCCGCCCGGATTTTTCGACGGCGAGCGCGGTGGCGGAGGCGATCAACGAGACCTTTGGTGCCGGGGTGGCGATGCCCCTCGATGCGAGCTCCGTGCGCGTGCGCGCGCCCCATGAGCCGGGCGCGCGGGTCCCGTTTCTCGGCCTACTCGAGCAGATCGAAATCGAGCCCGCCACGCCCCGCGCGCAGGTCATCGTGAACGCGCGCACGGGCACGGTCGTGATCGGGGGTGAGGTGCGCGTCACCCCTGCCGCGGTGTCCCACGGCTCGCTGACGGTGCGCGTGAACGAGGACTTCAACGTCGACCAGGGCACCACCGTCGTCACGGGCCCCGATGGCAATGTCGCGGTGCCGGGCGATGTCGTGGTCACGCCCGACACAGAGATCGAGGTGGAACAGGAAAACAATCCCGCCTTCGTCTTCGACCCGGGCGTCTCGCTCTCCTCGCTGGTGGACGCCATCAACGCCGTGGGGGCCAGCGCGGCGGATCTCGTGGCGATCCTCGAGGCGCTGCACCGCGCGGGCGCGCTCCGCGCAGAACTCATCGTCATCTGA
- a CDS encoding flagellar basal body L-ring protein FlgH — protein sequence MRRKTRHCALLLGALALAGCSTQIEEAESEFFAPVFPVAPAALDQGLPTGAIYGSGAKGLFAADRRASAVGDILTVDFQEAFAASKNQAAGSNKTDSFAVDIPDILPLPFDDEDLTGSTTRTFSGDGSATQSNSLTGRVSVSVVRVLPGGNLEIWGQKKLTLNNGHEYVRLRGIVRPSDISADNVVPSDRIANAEIKYVGAGDVADSARKGWLRRGLDAVSPL from the coding sequence GTGAGGCGGAAGACGAGGCATTGCGCGCTGCTTCTCGGCGCCCTCGCGTTGGCCGGATGCTCGACGCAGATCGAGGAGGCGGAGAGCGAGTTCTTCGCGCCGGTCTTCCCGGTCGCGCCCGCCGCCCTCGACCAGGGTCTGCCCACGGGGGCCATCTACGGCTCGGGTGCCAAGGGTCTCTTTGCCGCCGATCGCCGCGCCAGCGCCGTGGGCGATATCCTCACGGTGGACTTCCAGGAGGCCTTTGCCGCGTCCAAGAACCAGGCCGCCGGATCGAACAAGACCGACAGCTTCGCCGTGGACATCCCCGACATCCTGCCGCTGCCCTTCGATGACGAGGATCTCACAGGCTCCACCACGCGGACCTTCTCCGGAGATGGCAGCGCCACGCAGTCGAACTCGCTCACCGGGCGGGTCTCGGTCTCCGTGGTGCGCGTCCTCCCGGGGGGCAATCTCGAGATCTGGGGCCAAAAGAAGCTCACGCTCAATAACGGGCACGAATACGTGCGCCTGCGGGGCATCGTGCGGCCCTCGGATATCTCCGCTGACAACGTCGTGCCCTCCGATCGTATCGCGAATGCGGAGATCAAGTATGTCGGCGCGGGCGACGTGGCCGACAGCGCGCGCAAGGGCTGGCTGCGCCGGGGCCTCGACGCGGTGTCCCCGCTGTGA
- the flgG gene encoding flagellar basal-body rod protein FlgG: MSSNVMHVAKTGLNAQQMRIQVISNNLANVNSTGFKRDRANFESLLYQTYRPAGAQTSEATASTSPNNLGTGVRLVSTEKIHSQGTVTTSENALDLAIEGNGFFQVLLPDGRIGYTRNGTFSQNAEGTVTTTSGYVLQPEIQIPQGALSISISRDGIVSVVEPGGVGAREVGQITLAAFTNPRGLAPVGETFLVETPASGAPAVGAPLDDGLGDLMQGALETSNVNVVQELVEMIEAQRAYEINSRSISASDEMMSYLANKL, translated from the coding sequence ATGTCCTCGAACGTGATGCATGTCGCCAAGACCGGCCTGAACGCGCAGCAGATGCGCATCCAGGTGATTTCCAACAACCTGGCCAATGTGAACAGCACGGGCTTCAAGCGGGACCGGGCCAATTTCGAGTCGCTCCTGTACCAGACCTACCGGCCCGCTGGCGCGCAGACCTCTGAAGCCACGGCGTCGACGTCGCCCAACAATCTCGGCACTGGCGTGCGCCTTGTCAGCACGGAAAAGATCCACAGCCAGGGCACCGTGACCACGAGCGAGAACGCGCTCGACCTCGCCATCGAGGGCAATGGCTTTTTCCAGGTGCTGCTGCCCGACGGGCGGATCGGCTATACGCGCAACGGCACGTTCTCGCAGAATGCAGAGGGCACCGTCACCACGACGAGCGGCTACGTGCTGCAGCCAGAAATCCAGATCCCTCAGGGCGCGCTGTCGATCTCCATCTCGCGCGATGGCATCGTGAGCGTCGTGGAGCCGGGCGGCGTCGGCGCCCGGGAGGTGGGGCAGATCACGCTCGCTGCTTTCACCAATCCGCGCGGCCTCGCACCCGTGGGAGAAACCTTTCTCGTCGAGACCCCCGCGAGCGGCGCGCCCGCAGTGGGTGCCCCCCTCGACGACGGGCTGGGCGACCTGATGCAGGGCGCGCTCGAGACCTCCAACGTCAACGTCGTGCAGGAATTGGTGGAGATGATCGAGGCCCAGAGGGCCTACGAGATCAATTCGCGATCGATCTCCGCCTCCGACGAGATGATGAGCTACCTGGCGAACAAGCTGTGA
- a CDS encoding flagellar basal body rod C-terminal domain-containing protein yields MDRMIYTALNALAVARNEQVKGAQNLANQNVPGFRRDLPDDGGSRFLSQLEGLTTRAFQLETGPARFSDATGFLEATGQELDVAIADRGYFYVEAEDGTPALSRRGDLRREVDGVLRNGAGEAMLGPDLAPVAIPEFVSLRISDIGEIFADPVDEPGTAQRLVGLLATTIPDPELVLTKGVDGQIRDVEGQVPPPNQQARVLAGTLEGSNVNPVEELLSTMEIQRSFERGLRLVMTAREIDENGARILQAPEG; encoded by the coding sequence ATGGACCGGATGATCTATACCGCGCTCAATGCGCTCGCCGTGGCGCGCAACGAGCAGGTCAAGGGCGCCCAGAACCTCGCCAACCAGAACGTGCCGGGCTTCCGGCGCGACTTGCCCGACGATGGCGGGTCGCGGTTTCTGTCGCAGCTGGAGGGCCTGACCACGCGCGCCTTCCAGCTGGAGACGGGCCCCGCCCGCTTCTCGGATGCCACGGGGTTTCTCGAGGCCACCGGACAAGAGCTCGACGTGGCAATAGCGGACCGTGGCTATTTCTATGTCGAGGCCGAGGACGGCACGCCCGCGCTGAGCCGCCGGGGAGATCTACGTCGGGAGGTGGACGGCGTTTTGCGCAACGGGGCCGGGGAGGCCATGCTCGGCCCCGATCTCGCGCCGGTGGCGATCCCCGAATTCGTGTCGCTGCGTATCAGCGATATCGGGGAGATCTTCGCGGATCCAGTGGACGAACCCGGCACGGCGCAGCGGCTCGTGGGCCTTCTTGCCACCACCATTCCTGATCCCGAGCTTGTGCTGACCAAGGGTGTCGACGGGCAGATCCGCGACGTCGAGGGGCAGGTGCCGCCCCCCAATCAGCAGGCCCGCGTGCTGGCCGGCACCCTCGAGGGGTCAAACGTGAACCCCGTGGAAGAGCTGCTCAGCACCATGGAGATCCAGCGCAGCTTCGAGCGGGGCCTGCGCCTCGTAATGACAGCGCGCGAGATCGACGAGAATGGCGCGCGTATCCTGCAGGCTCCGGAAGGCTAG